The bacterium genome segment CCTCCCTGGCCGGGACCCTCAAACCCGATCACGTCGTAGCCCTGATCGGCAAAATACCGCATGATCGAGTACCACTCTTCAATGAAAGAGTCGAAACCTCCATGGATGAGGACGGTTCCTTTACTCTCTTGTAAGGCCGGGATTGCCATGGCCGGAAGAAAGCCTCCGCCGTAGGGAACCCGATGTCGCGCGATGCTGTCACATTCGAAAGCCCTGTAAAAGATCTCCATGAATTTGTCGTAGAGGATCTCCTTGTCAGGATCATGTGACATGGTATAAAGCTCAGCGGCGCGGTAACCGAAAGCCGCATTCACCAACCGCCCTTCCGCGAGAGCCCGATCCGCGAGCCGGAGCATTTCCCGCTTCCAATCCGCGAACGTCGCCACGCGGGATCCGGCTTCGGCCATGTCTTCGCGCCTGACGTATCCGAGCGAATACCAGCGATTCAACGGAAAATTGAAGAGCTGGTCACGATGAAACCTGTGATACCCAACAGGAAAAATGGGTCGGGAGTCGCTGAAGTTTGGTTCGTCAGGCATCATGGATCAGCCCTTCCGGATTGGAAAACCTCGTCGCGTTGCCGACAGAAGCTCTTCAATTCACGCGCAAGGTGGCCGCGCTCTCTCGGGATGCCGCGAGTGGGTCGTACAGCGCCCGCGACAGCTTCACAATATACTCCCCCTTCGAGGCCAAAAATGCCGAGACATTTGTCAGCAAGACGATTCCCGTCTCTGTCGATCGTTCGAAGATGACACAACACGAATAACCCCCGGTTCCACCGGTTGCAGAGACATAGTGCTTGCTCCCGTTGATGTACCAGGCCCAGCCCAGCCCGGCGGCATTGTGCTCGGTATACTTGATCGTGGGCTGCTGGGTGAGGAGGCAGTACGTCGTGTCCGTCATATGTGCCCGGAGGTATTTCGCCATGTCCTCGGCGGTGGACTTGATCCCGCCTCCGCCGGCGAGCACATTCAATTCCCAATTGGGGACGATTTTCCCCGCGGGATCCCTGCCAGCCACAAGGTGTTGCATGCGCCCGGAATCGAGCGTGACGAAGGTATTGCGCAGGCCGAGCGGCTCGCAGACCAAATCCCGCAACAGGTCTTCGTACGGCTTTCCGGTTATGCGCGTCAGGAGATGCCCCAACAACCCACCGCCGAGATTGGAATACTCCCGCTGCTCGCCCGGCGTGGATTGCAGAATCATTCTATTGGAGAGATAGTCGTACAGCCTCACTTCGTCATAGGAGCTGTAGGGACTCCCGGGCCTCGCCCAGTCGGTGCTGACGTTGGCAGGTTCCTTCGGAATCCCGGAGGTGTGGTTGGCGAGCTGGAGCAGCGTCACCTCCTTTCCGTTGCGGGAACTCTGTCTGAGAGTAATCGGCAGGAAGTCCTTGATGGGCGCCTCCAGATCGACAACACCGTCATACACCAGTTTCGCAAGCATCGTTGCCGTAACGGTTTTCGTGATCGAGCCGATCTCGAAAACACCGGTTCGATTCTCCACGCAGCTTACGGAGTCATTCTGCCTGCTGACGCCGATGAACGAAGTGGAATCACCCACCAGCAGCGCAATGGATGCCTCCGACCCGTTGGGGAAGTGCTGCATGTAACTGAAGAGCGTCCGCACCTGGATTGAATCGAGCCGGCAATTGTCGTTGTCCGCCAGCGCGTTTACCACCGGCTGCTGGCGCGGCAGCGAGCATGAAACGATCACCATCAGCAGGAGCCATGAAGTGGCACGAGCAATCGCGCGGATGAGCGTCAGCATGCTTGTATCCTTTCCAACCACTGTGAATTCGATGACAGATTGCCGTGCCGCCCCCGCAGAATGTGCAGTCTCCCGCGGCCGAGACAAATCGCATCTACCTGTTGAGTGATTTGTCCTGCAAATTGGGCCACCTTTCCAAAGGCGGTCAGGCCCGTTGCCTCAAAATTAAATGTTACCCAAATTTGTGAGAACTGGGGTGATTTTGATTTATTGTTCTTTTGCTG includes the following:
- a CDS encoding beta-lactamase family protein; protein product: MLTLIRAIARATSWLLLMVIVSCSLPRQQPVVNALADNDNCRLDSIQVRTLFSYMQHFPNGSEASIALLVGDSTSFIGVSRQNDSVSCVENRTGVFEIGSITKTVTATMLAKLVYDGVVDLEAPIKDFLPITLRQSSRNGKEVTLLQLANHTSGIPKEPANVSTDWARPGSPYSSYDEVRLYDYLSNRMILQSTPGEQREYSNLGGGLLGHLLTRITGKPYEDLLRDLVCEPLGLRNTFVTLDSGRMQHLVAGRDPAGKIVPNWELNVLAGGGGIKSTAEDMAKYLRAHMTDTTYCLLTQQPTIKYTEHNAAGLGWAWYINGSKHYVSATGGTGGYSCCVIFERSTETGIVLLTNVSAFLASKGEYIVKLSRALYDPLAASRESAATLRVN